One genomic region from Sphingobacterium multivorum encodes:
- a CDS encoding RagB/SusD family nutrient uptake outer membrane protein, with amino-acid sequence MKRYNRWAVMFLMALGITAFTSSCNKKLDIVASNLGSEKLEWQSISDTRAHLMGIYGLMRAALVDNYGHWVYGEMRYGDFTPYSRADLRAVQENKLRSAYPLLKDLTDWRRFYAVINAASLFIERAPEVMAKDKRYTERDMKYDVAQARTIRALMYFYMVRIWGDVPLLKDSYDNGSFVELARSTEATVLAFAETELLAAAQDLPYRYAVGTQSYYGENYGTWVGVLVNKITAYSLLAHVAAWQGKYINAEVYSRFVIDNYSQANLELMTTPALVNPSDGLFGPSTRAQILAIRSSYELGEATNTGHIESLTLGYPIVTKAKPDIYVSRDTINKLFDDVNDTRFGIDSISGLVRTNYFTNYNGDIPIFSKIKVIRNGNGDSDFSIFGSNLVFTRLEEIYLLQAEAKAVLNQRDDAIKYLNVIKERRGLKPYISNSPKDLLEEIFLERRRELMGEGWRWYDQIRLAKIKKNNPVMNDLIQKGGIYWPISSDVLERNSKLVQNSYWK; translated from the coding sequence ATGAAAAGATATAATCGATGGGCAGTCATGTTCCTGATGGCACTGGGCATCACTGCTTTTACGAGTTCATGTAATAAAAAATTGGATATCGTTGCATCCAATCTCGGCTCCGAGAAACTGGAATGGCAGTCCATATCTGATACACGCGCGCACTTGATGGGCATTTATGGCCTGATGCGGGCAGCATTGGTTGATAATTATGGGCATTGGGTGTATGGAGAGATGCGCTACGGTGACTTTACACCGTATTCCCGCGCTGATCTGCGTGCCGTCCAAGAAAATAAACTGAGATCAGCTTATCCTTTACTTAAAGATCTCACAGACTGGCGTAGATTTTATGCGGTCATCAATGCAGCATCACTTTTTATCGAACGGGCCCCCGAAGTGATGGCCAAAGATAAGCGATATACAGAGCGCGATATGAAATATGATGTTGCGCAGGCACGTACAATCCGTGCCCTGATGTATTTCTATATGGTTCGTATCTGGGGCGATGTTCCTTTGTTAAAAGATTCTTATGATAACGGTTCTTTTGTGGAGCTTGCGCGATCAACCGAAGCAACTGTTTTAGCTTTTGCAGAAACCGAACTATTGGCAGCGGCGCAGGATTTACCTTATCGGTATGCTGTAGGGACACAAAGTTATTATGGGGAGAACTATGGTACTTGGGTAGGTGTATTGGTCAATAAAATTACAGCTTATTCCCTGTTGGCACATGTAGCCGCTTGGCAAGGAAAATACATCAATGCGGAGGTATATTCTCGATTTGTTATCGATAATTACTCACAGGCGAATCTTGAGCTGATGACGACGCCTGCATTGGTGAATCCAAGCGATGGTCTATTCGGGCCGAGTACCCGAGCACAGATTTTAGCGATTCGCTCTTCCTACGAATTGGGCGAAGCGACGAATACAGGTCATATTGAATCATTGACTTTAGGTTATCCAATTGTTACCAAAGCCAAACCGGATATCTATGTCAGTCGGGATACCATCAATAAATTGTTTGATGATGTCAACGATACACGTTTCGGTATTGACTCTATATCGGGATTGGTACGGACCAACTACTTTACCAATTACAACGGCGATATTCCAATTTTTAGTAAAATCAAGGTCATCCGTAATGGTAATGGTGATTCTGATTTTTCCATTTTTGGATCGAACTTGGTTTTTACGCGCCTTGAAGAAATCTATTTACTGCAAGCGGAGGCCAAAGCGGTTCTCAACCAACGTGATGATGCCATTAAATACCTCAATGTGATTAAGGAGCGTCGCGGTCTAAAACCATATATCAGTAACTCACCGAAAGATTTATTGGAAGAGATCTTTTTGGAGAGAAGACGCGAATTGATGGGGGAAGGCTGGCGATGGTACGATCAAATACGTCTGGCAAAAATTAAGAAAAACAATCCCGTCATGAATGATTTGATCCAAAAAGGAGGAATCTATTGGCCTATCTCCTCGGATGTACTCGAGAGAAACTCTAAACTGGTGCAGAATTCATATTGGAAATAA
- a CDS encoding DUF5007 domain-containing protein, giving the protein MEKKIFKSAKQLLVLGMGLFMLASCNKYIPDDQDSLGTDVVYSTNEFMPLLGRNTFYNNIVNIGQNTSQPLNFKIVNVRDIDGQPSTLFEDKFPVKIWTKAYSGEEKSIAEIESKRKVEYRPVLEILEKSGNINFWGQAVNSNFVKAQPDSGYVFDIEISNTGGRRYLRNFKLKPYRERAFEPSIMDPVTGLSPLPYTHPSRTNNLYGERTNQFIYPGLINVYFNKLESKGAGSKTLTISFLDSLNRPIDVKKFAATEWDKLVHGFNHRFENGKVIYDVAYPIPLASIKTDYSSSDGTYAIMNFKFRRKGQFGFLEDCGIEMPFAIYEEGDWEIQFRFTNETPKFE; this is encoded by the coding sequence ATGGAAAAGAAAATATTTAAATCGGCAAAACAGTTATTGGTGCTCGGGATGGGACTTTTCATGCTAGCCTCATGTAATAAGTATATTCCGGATGACCAAGACTCACTCGGTACTGACGTGGTGTATAGCACCAATGAATTTATGCCATTGTTAGGAAGAAATACCTTCTACAATAATATTGTCAATATTGGTCAGAATACATCACAACCCCTCAATTTTAAAATTGTAAATGTGCGTGATATCGATGGACAGCCTTCAACACTTTTTGAAGATAAATTTCCGGTGAAAATCTGGACAAAGGCTTATAGTGGAGAGGAAAAATCTATTGCGGAAATTGAAAGCAAACGTAAGGTTGAATATCGTCCAGTGCTTGAGATTTTGGAGAAATCGGGAAATATAAACTTCTGGGGCCAAGCTGTTAACTCGAATTTTGTCAAAGCACAGCCAGATTCTGGTTACGTGTTTGATATTGAGATCAGCAACACTGGTGGACGCAGATATTTGCGAAATTTCAAATTGAAGCCTTATCGTGAGCGTGCTTTTGAACCAAGTATTATGGATCCGGTTACCGGTTTATCACCTTTACCGTATACGCACCCAAGCAGAACCAACAATTTGTATGGTGAACGGACGAATCAATTTATTTATCCAGGTCTAATCAATGTGTATTTCAATAAATTGGAAAGCAAAGGTGCGGGAAGTAAAACATTGACCATCAGTTTCTTGGATTCGTTGAATCGCCCAATTGATGTGAAGAAATTTGCAGCGACAGAATGGGATAAATTAGTGCATGGTTTCAACCATAGATTTGAAAATGGAAAGGTGATTTATGACGTAGCTTATCCTATTCCACTGGCATCGATTAAAACCGACTACTCTTCAAGCGATGGCACCTATGCCATAATGAATTTCAAATTCCGTCGGAAAGGGCAGTTTGGTTTTCTTGAAGATTGCGGGATCGAGATGCCATTTGCGATCTACGAGGAGGGGGATTGGGAGATACAGTTTCGCTTCACCAATGAAACACCAAAATTTGAATGA